One part of the Deltaproteobacteria bacterium genome encodes these proteins:
- a CDS encoding aminopeptidase P family protein, with amino-acid sequence MIFGRHSVLKRGCSTWDPELVPQAEFQARLDRLRQDMALLNLDALVIYGDNYSFGDLCYLTNYFPKVRGGIAVVPRDGAISLLINIGSRDVPFAKTLTWVEDVRASNLVGADGAKLIKEKGLEKARLGLVDSGQGFPLPQLEDMKYALPEAAWGNMPSLLQPIRLHKGTREIAAMAQAGRLLKEVCDGASQFIKPGRKEYEIVADIDRLARDKGAEDIRILAGAQRLNPPSFKQAASIGSHWAVYLAVQHERYWAEAGRTYFLSADDKLRSTYTRAQEIVAAMAKQLKPKRATADIDDIARRELGEFYAAASVYGLANGIGLNQWEAPFLSEDDAQQVGALSVGATTLDENMTLALRVAIESEGQIVLYGDSFQVTAGGAKSLVGS; translated from the coding sequence ATGATATTCGGACGACACTCAGTATTAAAAAGAGGCTGTTCTACTTGGGATCCTGAGCTGGTGCCGCAGGCGGAGTTCCAGGCGCGGCTCGATCGGCTGCGCCAAGATATGGCGCTGCTGAATTTGGACGCGCTGGTGATTTACGGCGACAATTACTCTTTTGGCGATCTCTGTTATCTGACCAATTACTTTCCCAAGGTGCGCGGCGGTATCGCGGTGGTGCCGCGGGACGGCGCGATTTCCTTGCTCATCAACATCGGCAGCCGCGATGTGCCGTTCGCCAAGACGCTCACTTGGGTCGAAGACGTGCGTGCGTCGAACCTGGTCGGCGCCGACGGCGCCAAGCTGATAAAAGAGAAGGGGTTGGAAAAAGCGCGGCTCGGCTTGGTCGACTCCGGCCAGGGCTTTCCGCTGCCGCAGCTCGAAGATATGAAATACGCGCTGCCCGAAGCGGCCTGGGGAAATATGCCTTCATTGTTGCAACCGATCCGCTTGCACAAAGGCACGCGCGAGATCGCGGCGATGGCGCAGGCCGGTCGATTACTTAAAGAAGTTTGCGACGGCGCTAGTCAATTCATCAAGCCTGGACGAAAAGAATATGAGATCGTCGCCGACATCGACCGCTTGGCGCGCGACAAAGGCGCCGAAGACATTCGCATTCTCGCCGGCGCGCAGCGTTTGAATCCGCCGAGCTTCAAGCAAGCGGCGAGCATCGGTTCGCACTGGGCGGTTTATCTCGCCGTGCAGCATGAGCGCTATTGGGCCGAAGCGGGGCGGACTTATTTTTTGTCCGCCGATGACAAACTTCGCAGCACTTACACGCGCGCTCAGGAAATCGTCGCGGCGATGGCGAAGCAATTGAAGCCGAAGCGCGCCACCGCGGATATCGACGACATCGCGCGCCGTGAGCTAGGCGAGTTCTACGCCGCGGCGTCGGTCTACGGTCTCGCCAACGGCATCGGCCTTAATCAGTGGGAAGCGCCGTTCTTGAGCGAAGACGACGCCCAGCAAGTCGGCGCGTTGTCGGTGGGTGCAACGACGCTCGATGAAAACATGACGCTGGCGCTGCGCGTGGCGATTGAAAGCGAAGGGCAGATTGTTCTTTACGGCGATAGTTTTCAGGTGACGGCGGGCGGGGCGAAGTCGCTGGTGGGAAGTTAA